A stretch of DNA from Hydra vulgaris chromosome 03, alternate assembly HydraT2T_AEP:
CACTTCCAAGGCTGTAGCGATCAATTCATCgatctatattaatgaatgtttagaaaaatgaCTTCTTCCAATTATTCACAAGTATCATGGAGactttaactatttattttggcCAGATTTAGCAAGTTCTCATTATTCTAAAGATTCTCTAAATTGGATGGACCAATATGTCTATTACGTTGATAAAGAATCCAATCCCCCAAATGTGCCTCAAGCACgatcaattgaaaatttttggaGACATTTGGAACAGAAGGTTTACGAATGAGATTGGCAAGCTTCAACAGAGCAAGTTTTGATTGATCGcattaaactaaaactataagaaattaatttaaactttttacagtCGCATATGAAAGGCGTCAGAGCAAAATTGAGATCAATTGCAGATGGTAgtgttttttcatataaaaaataatatatttttattaaaagataaatgctttatttaaaaaaaaaataatacgagcttgtttttttatttataaataagttattgacGTTTTTATTTTGTCCGATAACTAACGTTAGTAACGATATGCTTTTTTGAGGTTGAAAAATCATACGATATTATTGGTTTATAACGATATTTTATCGTTATGTTATCATTTGCATTTCCAAAGACCCTTATTGTATTGTTTTAGTTATtggtattttttcaaaatccagTTATCGTACCgttataatatcattttaaaataataacgaTACGCAGACCCTTATTAGATTCATTTGCGacacaattttgtttttttgtttttgacgcTATTCATTAAACTCCTTTGCTACATTATTCCTTTTTCTATTTTCGACACAATTCAGTAAATTCATTTGCGATATTATTCCTTATTCTGTTATTCGACAATAAAACAAGGGACTATTTGCGACACTATTGCTTTTTCACATTTTCGACAATCAAATTTGCgacaataaaaatttgcaacaacCAAAATTTTGCGAGACTATTCCGCCACACCATCGAAATGTGATATAATACTGGCTTCAACGTTCACATATTTTGCTCTATTCGAGTTATGAtcataaaaacgttttaatcttttttcaaaGAAGAATAAAACGTGTCAAAAGTCCATTATAACTGGCTGTTGATCCCTAAAAATTATTGCTTAAAACttgtttcataaaactttttttttttacaaaatgtctTTCTCTTATATCACCAGTTATTGTGAAGTTCAAGGTTATAACATAACATATTTTTCCTGTATGACGTAAGTATGAAAGGCTTAAAGTGCTGACACAACGAAGTCAGCATTATAGCTGATGAAAATGGATCAGCTTAGTTGCTGACACATTGGTATCAGCAACATtgatcaataaattaaaaatgatttcttttgtCAACATTATTGATAaatgatttcaattttatttaatagatcaAATTCCTATTAGCAGATAAGAATTAGTTAAAAACTGcgtatcttaaaaaatttatcacaaataaaaatttttattttataattttaaaaaataaaacctggaTTTTGCTTAAAAAGTGTAAAAGTGAGGTGCGTTTTTTTATAgctaatttgtaattatatacGATCTAACcatcttttgttaaaataaaatattaatatattttaagtagactatgtttttaattttttaatgtttaatttaatatacatgtatataaagttaaactttgtatatatgtatatatgtatatatatatatatatatatatatatatatatatatatatatatatatatatatatatatatatatatatatatatatatatatatatataacgtaatCATATATAGATGGTTAATAaacagaaattttcaaaatataaatcatttaatcaatgaaaaaatttcCATATTTGATTATTTCCATTATTGAGCGTACCCGAGCAAGCAAGTTCTTTTAATTAGTTTCAGAACGAATTACAGTTGTAATTTGAATAATTAGACCAGAACTAGAGAAAAACGATACATTTGCAGcatttttgttcaaaagaaaactaAGTTCAAAATGCAAGATTGTTTTTCAATACTCCAGCATAACAGTCTCTTTTACATTTTTCTCCATTTGCAAGAGTTTTATTAGCTAAACGATATTAAAATACATGATGATTAGTATCTTgaactatattatttaaaatttcaaagcaAGTAATATTGAAAAGAGTTCACTTGACTAAAACTGTTCTTGTTTATAATTCTAATGTCAACAAAATTGGCCGAAACAGAGACCGGATTACTTTGCTGAGTCTGATCTGTTGCCACTGGTTCCATATCTCAATTTTCATTTGCACTTGCAATTGCATTTTCCTAAATTGAAGTTTCGGGTTTGACTTGTTCTCGTTTTACAATATTCAAATTTTCTGTTGGTTGTTATTTCAAAACTGGGTCTTCTGCGATTGGAACAAGCCGAACAACTTCATTTTCAATATTACAAATGGaaatgacattttgaaattGGTTTGCTGGTTCAAGTTGAATTgtgttatgtaatttttttaaaaaagaatatattttctttGAGTTAGTGTAAATTTCTTCTGCCAACCCTCTCCTCTGCCGTATTTTACTTGCACCACTATTAAATATTCTCttcattcataaaatttttgaaaagttatttgtaaAACCTTCAAATTATACACGTCTTTAACCTAAAACTCCttgaaaaagaactttaaagaagtttttataggCTTAGTTgcttaagtgtttttttaacaatttttcagcagtattttaaaacttattcaaagattatataaacttaaactgCAGAAATTGGATTTAATTTGCTTAAAAAGCTGATAAAAGATAAgtcgtttttaattatttattcttattttcgTAATTTTACAGCGTACtttacattatattttgcattgtattttatatcatcttttacaatatattttacactttatttttcattatattttatgttatattttactttatgctaaattatattttatacgtAGTGGCCGGGTAATCAGCGGGCATTGTAGAAGTTTAGCAGCAGGTTACATAGCGGACTATGTAAGGGGCAGGTTTCCCGCGGGCATTTTAGTAGTTATATAGCAGGCAATGTAACTTGCGATTTAGCGTGTGGTTAACTTGCAGGCTTTGAAATAACTATAAGCAGGCTAAGAGTTAATTATGTAGCGGGCTCTGTATATCGACTTGTGTCCgagaagcaataaaaaaagtatcctACTAGTATCTTACTTGTAAATATCTCAATAAAATGGTTACCAATATTATGAAGtattaaaagattataaaatatttaaaaattttacatttttgttaaattatttttaacttaactttaGTTACATAAGTCACTCTTTTTCTACATACTTATATCGTTTTTTACGATATAACTAACATCGAggatttatctttatttataacgAGATATATAAGTAAGAGTGTTTGCAAAAAAGTGATTGAGggatcatgttttaaaaatcaaaaagactTTGAGAAATGTCATAATAGGTAACTGCTTGTTcaaacagttttcaaaatttgaattttttaacttattttattataatttgtgaAAAATGAGTTCCACAAGTGTGGTTAACTTTttgattcaattaaaaaaaaaacttttaaaagaaatttttaaaagatttaaatattaatggGTTAGTAACACAAAATGATAACTAGAAAAAGTTCGTTTTTGAGTTACTCACCTTAGTCCTTTCTATCGGTAATACAAAATCTccttaacaaatacaaaatcaaatctcctcaacaaatacaaaattgtaTCTCCTCAACAACTACAAAATCGTATCTCCTCAACAACTACAAAATCGTATCTCTTCAACAACtactgtttaataaatattcataaacgtatctcataattttaaaataataaaaacaacacaacaACGATCAGCTGATACATTTTTGTATCAACATTTTactacgcaaaaaaaaaattcgcacTGAAGCTTTTAAATCCTTGtgtaataagataaaaaattttatcaaatttaactttattaaaatggtaGACAAAATTCACACCAACGGCTACTCATTTGTATAAAATACCGCCCTAACCGCTGACAAACTTGTTATCTGGGTAATGGAACTTATGAACATTATCTCTGAACAAAGTTCAATAGTTGATTTAAAAGtcacacaaattaaaaatttgatcaaaaaatatcagtgattaaaaaagatacaaaatcAACTCCAGTCTCACGGATTGCCCCAGACTCACCATCTTGCAGTaacattgttaaaaacaaatatatcttCAAAAATAGGACAAGTCTTGCTTAAGCTTAAACAAGCGGCAAAAcgtgaaaaaaatattctaatatttaGTGTTCCTGAACCAGCCACCTCAACTTCTTATACCAATCTAACACCGCCAGTACTATCATGTGTCTCTGGCGTTCTCAACATTCTTGGAATCACCGATCAAAATATCGTCTTGTCTAAACGTCTGAACacaaaaatatcttcaaacaGTCGCCCAATTCTAATTAAATCTACAggcatcaaaaaaataatccGCCCTATTCAACGCCCCTATGCTTGCGAATCacgaaatctttaaaaaatacacgATAAGCCCAGATTTTTCTCCACCTAGTACCACCTACGTAAAGATCGAAATGCGCGCAATACAAACTTCGTTCTGAAAACCCTGAAGCACCCTTTTACTGGGGTATCTACAGTGGAGCAGTTGTTAAGATTTACGGTGTCTTAACCCATACTCTACCTCATCCAAATAACTCAACACTCCTTACGAAGCACCGACCAACCATACTTGCAAGAAACTTAAGTTCACTATTACCACGTGGATACTCATCATATTTGGTTATTTTTGCATATATCCCAGTCTGGTCAGTAACTGCTTAGCGAGAAGCATATTTCTAACTTGCACAACTCATTGAACCAGCAATCAGTCGTTGCACCACCAACAACAAACCCCTAGTTTTTCTTACCGATGATCTTTATGGGTGTTCTAGAGATTTTATCTCTCGTTTACATTAGTTAATTAGTCTAAACTCAAGCACGTATTGAAAACTAGCAATCTTGAATAAAATACTAAGTAACGCACCTAGACGTTACATTTATCAAACTCTCCCTGGACTCGGTAACTCTGAGAACCTCTTTGTTTTATGTCATccatcattttatatatataaaacataccTACCCTCTCCATTTAAAATTACCTATTGCCTAGGTAAAATAGGAGATACAGTAGCATTAATTAGAGGCACTGACCTCGAAAACTAAGTCGAGTCGCATCATGATATCCATTCTGCATGCACCAATTCCTGTTATGCACCAATTCCTGTTAAATCGTTCAAAGTTGCGGCGAACAGACGTGTTTTAttgcaaagaattttttttttttttttttacaaatttaaaaaaaaactttaaaagttaaaatttgttatcaatttaattgttaaatatgGCAGTTACAATTAGCGAAATAAGaaatatgtttaaagaaatgtttGCTGAGTATAAGAAAGACATAGAGTTACTAATAAAACAACAAGAAGAAAACGTTCTTAAAGTCATTAGTGCAAATGCAAAGATAACGAGTGACAGACAACAAAAAACAGAATTAAATATTATCGACagtatggaaaaaattaaaagtctcGAAAAGGATGTATTTGATATAAAAGAAAGCTTAAATTTTCACGAAGAACTcattgaaaaaaagattaaaaataatattgaatctATCGAGAAAGAAAGAGTTGCTAAAAATATAGCGCACAAAAATATAGAGTTTACCGaccttaaaaataaactaagaGAAATTGAAGATCGGTCTCGAAGAAATAATCTCAGGATTAATGGACTGAAAGAAAACGAAAATGAAACATGGATGGAAAGTGAAACAAAAGTGATCAAAGTGTTTGAACAGACTTTAGgggtaaaaaatgttaaaattgaaCGAGCGCATCGCTGCGGATGTAGAGATGCAAAAAAACCACGAACAATCatgataaaacttttagattaCAAAGATATagtggaaattttaaaaaattcttttaaattaaagggtgaaagtattttcattaatgaagatttttGCTACGAAACTAATGTAATAAGAAAAGAATTGAGAGAAAGAATGAAAACTGAAAGGCAGCTGGGAAAATTTGCATATATATCGTATGATAAGCTAATTGTGCGCGATTGGGTATCAAAAAAACCGTGCCAAGAAAGCAAGagttaagttttattgttttgtttgcaattatttgtttatacaaatcctttttattttctattattattattttattttatttgaaaacaattaaacaaaaaatggaagaaaacttaataattaaattttttgatgaaaatatcATTCTCAGGGACGAAGATGACTCTGAtaattttaatcaacaaatatTTGAAAGTCAATACTATAcagtttttgaatcttttcaATATCTACAAAAAAgggaagtttttttttcaattttaaacattaatgttcaaagtttaaaaaaaaattttgaaaatattaagtttttgttgGATGAATTAAAACatgactttaaaattatttgtcttacGGAAACTTGGTGTAAGTGTGGTGGAACAAATGCGGAATTTGAACTAATTAATTACAATTCAGTTCACCAACCACGTAATTTTGGTATTGGTGGGGGCGTAAGTATTTTTATCCACAACTCAATTAAATATAGTTTACGTAATGATCTCTGTGTGAATGAAATAGATTGCGAGTCAttatgtattaaattaaaaaataaaaacacaaaaaacataaTTGTAAATACGACATATAGACCACCAtcaggtaatttaaaaaagtataaaactcatCTGAAATCATTTATAACAGCTATCAATAAAACGCGAGATCATGTCTTTTTGGCTGGTGATCTAAACATTGACCTAAAAAAACATGCTtcaaataataatgtaaaaaattttataaacactcTTCTTCAAAGTAGCTTAATTCCCACAATAAACAAGCCAACTAGAGTGACTAACAACTCTTCGACACttcttgataatataataactaataacttTCATAATAACCGTCTTAACACAGGTATAATCAAAACTAACTTATCAGATCATTTCCCAACATTCTTAGTtactaataacataataaataacaacattcCTTCTAAAACTACCATATTTAggcgacagatcaatgaaaactctgTAAAACAGTTTCAAAACCTTTTAAGAAACAACGTTGATTGGAATCTGGTATTGCAATCAAACGATGCTAACAACTCATATGATCTAAGTCAATTCTGCAAGCAATATGAAACAGCATTTcctgaaaaacaaattatagtGAACACAAAAACAGTTATGACTCCATGGATGTCTAATGGGTTACTAAAATcctcaaaaagaaaacaaaagttatatgataaatacttaaaaaaaaaccttataaaaacgaaatgacatataaaaactacaaaaatgtattcgaaaaaaaaaaatctctaaaaagctttattatgcAAAACTATTAGACACAAAGCAAGCGgaaacaccaaaaaaacttggaatgtaattaaagaagtaattgacaaaaataattatacgaGAAACActctgccaaaaaaaaataacaattgatgataaaaatatttatgataaatcaattattgctgaaaaaataaaaagtttttttattaa
This window harbors:
- the LOC136078513 gene encoding protein unc-13 homolog C-like yields the protein MAVTISEIRNMFKEMFAEYKKDIELLIKQQEENVLKVISANAKITSDRQQKTELNIIDSMEKIKSLEKDVFDIKESLNFHEELIEKKIKNNIESIEKERVAKNIAHKNIEFTDLKNKLREIEDRSRRNNLRINGLKENENETWMESETKVIKVFEQTLGVKNVKIERAHRCGCRDAKKPRTIMIKLLDYKDIVEILKNSFKLKGESIFINEDFCYETNVIRKELRERMKTERQLGKFAYISYDKLIVRDWVSKKPCQESKS